One genomic window of Candidatus Desulfatibia profunda includes the following:
- a CDS encoding FecR domain-containing protein: MKRQMACFAGLLLMLCWAAQGFAAPAGKITKLQGRVDITSPGTSARSANTGDSILVGDIIRTKSNAKAEIEFSDGSIIRLAPGSRVEINEYMMDKKQNRGVFNLFRGKIQNIVKKSRGFFGFGKSNRYEVHTPTAVCGVRGTDYFSSYVRGASNFIFKEGSGYGYNKNRPDQVMQIQAGQALTVIGADQPPVVRIATPAEIEQHGQDTAAPENGDKGGEKGDGKPGEQGDSKGQPDGDGNSDNPQGYKRADDGGEMQDRNPGPNDGQRPDDRGPGDDGRGSGMAGDRPEGDHHDGAKPKMARRGDRGGDYGPRGDNYRGDMGGDYGPHGNFGPGPGNFEGGDPMFFGPGPGGFEGGDPMFFGPGPGGFEGGDPMFFGPGPGGFEGGDPMFFGPGPGGFNGGDPMFFKSGPDFFGPALFLADGSFNDMFMPMLFGFFGPDSYTLFDPMVLPWEVESVNPNLTTNYRLAGDWSNGYSIQLYGEWNTQTMQFPEQYIDIVEGSLDAQRYFYGSAGGVWHSGVIEGEILMDWIGQDGSAGVLTGDMAGSYAADGIWQSNWVSLDTIQLSAAGTATYNSSDPIPDPKVMYYDSSAGRTFNAGGGTIQILNPDGGFVGGFISVPGVNWGIYRGEVNGTFTGTVADNWKMSVEFRTPKDPPFERYHWAELYGSQWSGDKISGKFAGAWINFTSAVSGVMGGKLYGEYDPLDYSNIWDLVIGGTMIDTNKFLEMVGEIGGTPNVAALDKLKIPRFEIGRTNLTGNNGNLNVAMNNVIFFAYTAGQSPSIWAAKSVSGTYSDNPATGDQVLLNGAGFSSVAFNVERWAGSAGDKWAAKVNGSGTVGGYSVNMKGGAAGSIDSSTNFSGTGAGVAR, encoded by the coding sequence ATGAAACGTCAAATGGCATGTTTTGCCGGCCTGCTGCTCATGCTTTGCTGGGCAGCACAAGGTTTTGCCGCTCCGGCCGGTAAGATTACCAAGTTGCAGGGACGCGTGGACATTACGTCACCTGGAACCAGTGCCAGATCGGCAAACACCGGCGACAGCATCCTGGTCGGCGACATTATACGGACCAAGAGCAACGCCAAGGCCGAAATTGAATTCAGCGACGGCAGCATCATACGGTTGGCCCCCGGCAGCCGGGTGGAAATCAATGAATATATGATGGACAAGAAGCAGAATCGCGGTGTTTTCAACCTGTTCAGGGGCAAGATCCAGAACATTGTCAAAAAGTCCCGCGGCTTTTTCGGATTTGGCAAAAGCAACCGGTATGAAGTGCATACGCCAACCGCGGTGTGCGGTGTGCGCGGCACCGATTACTTCAGTTCTTATGTGCGCGGTGCCAGCAATTTTATCTTCAAAGAAGGCAGCGGATACGGTTACAACAAAAACCGGCCGGATCAGGTAATGCAGATTCAGGCCGGTCAAGCCCTGACAGTAATCGGTGCGGACCAGCCCCCGGTAGTGCGTATTGCCACCCCGGCGGAAATCGAACAACACGGGCAGGATACCGCCGCACCTGAAAATGGCGATAAGGGCGGTGAAAAGGGTGATGGCAAGCCCGGTGAACAGGGCGATTCCAAAGGGCAACCCGACGGCGACGGCAATTCGGACAACCCGCAAGGCTACAAGAGGGCGGATGACGGTGGCGAAATGCAGGATCGCAATCCAGGACCCAACGATGGACAAAGACCTGATGATCGCGGCCCGGGAGATGATGGTCGGGGGTCCGGCATGGCAGGTGATCGACCTGAGGGTGATCATCACGACGGCGCAAAACCTAAGATGGCAAGGCGTGGCGACAGAGGCGGCGATTACGGACCCCGCGGCGATAATTACCGTGGCGATATGGGCGGCGATTACGGGCCTCACGGCAACTTCGGGCCCGGTCCGGGAAATTTCGAAGGTGGCGACCCGATGTTTTTCGGGCCTGGTCCGGGCGGTTTCGAGGGTGGCGATCCGATGTTTTTCGGGCCCGGTCCGGGCGGTTTCGAGGGTGGCGATCCGATGTTTTTCGGTCCCGGCCCGGGCGGCTTCGAGGGTGGCGATCCGATGTTTTTCGGTCCCGGCCCGGGCGGCTTCAATGGCGGCGACCCGATGTTTTTCAAATCCGGCCCGGATTTTTTCGGCCCGGCCCTGTTCCTTGCCGACGGCTCGTTCAACGATATGTTTATGCCGATGCTCTTTGGTTTTTTCGGTCCGGACAGCTACACTTTATTTGATCCGATGGTGCTGCCCTGGGAAGTGGAAAGCGTCAATCCGAACTTGACCACAAATTATCGGCTTGCCGGAGATTGGAGCAACGGTTACAGCATCCAGCTGTACGGCGAGTGGAATACTCAGACGATGCAGTTTCCGGAACAATATATCGATATTGTTGAAGGCAGCCTGGACGCTCAACGGTATTTTTACGGTTCAGCCGGAGGGGTATGGCATTCAGGTGTCATCGAGGGCGAAATTCTGATGGACTGGATCGGGCAGGACGGCAGCGCTGGCGTGCTCACCGGCGACATGGCCGGCAGCTATGCGGCCGACGGCATATGGCAATCCAACTGGGTTTCGCTGGATACCATTCAATTGTCAGCGGCCGGTACGGCAACCTACAATTCCTCTGATCCGATTCCCGACCCCAAGGTCATGTATTATGATTCATCTGCGGGCCGGACGTTCAATGCCGGCGGAGGAACCATCCAGATTCTGAATCCGGACGGCGGATTTGTCGGAGGTTTTATCTCGGTTCCTGGCGTAAATTGGGGCATCTATCGGGGGGAGGTCAACGGCACCTTTACCGGTACCGTCGCCGACAACTGGAAGATGTCGGTGGAATTCAGGACGCCCAAGGACCCGCCGTTCGAAAGATATCACTGGGCTGAACTATACGGCAGCCAGTGGTCCGGCGACAAGATCAGCGGTAAATTCGCGGGGGCCTGGATCAATTTTACGTCCGCCGTCAGCGGCGTGATGGGCGGTAAACTTTACGGGGAGTATGATCCGCTTGATTACAGCAACATCTGGGACCTGGTGATCGGCGGCACCATGATCGATACCAACAAATTTTTGGAAATGGTCGGTGAAATCGGCGGTACGCCCAATGTGGCTGCACTGGATAAGCTGAAAATACCGCGCTTTGAGATCGGACGCACCAATTTGACCGGCAACAACGGCAACTTGAACGTTGCCATGAACAACGTCATCTTTTTTGCCTACACCGCCGGTCAGTCACCGTCCATCTGGGCTGCGAAAAGCGTGTCCGGCACCTACAGCGACAACCCGGCCACAGGCGACCAGGTGCTTTTGAACGGGGCCGGTTTCAGCAGTGTTGCCTTTAACGTCGAACGCTGGGCCGGCAGTGCCGGCGACAAATGGGCCGCCAAGGTCAACGGCAGCGGCACGGTCGGCGGATACTCGGTAAATATGAAGGGCGGGGCCGCCGGCAGCATCGATTCATCCACGAACTTTTCCGGCACCGGTGCGGGCGTGGCGCGCTAG
- a CDS encoding glutamine synthetase → MSCKTCMTKEDVLRIVKEKNVSFIQFWFTDVLGMLKSFAVTQPELEVGMIEGMGFDGSSIEGFARIEESDMVALPDTSTFQLLPWRPEQRPVARMFCDIVNPDHTPYEGDPRYVLKRLLNKIAEKGYTFYVGPELEYFYFKSKDKPEGLDTGGYFDSPPLDMASDLRRETIFALQAMGIQVEYSHHEVAPSQHEIDLRYDDALSMSDKTMTYRIVVKEIARQRGYYATFMPKPIFGENGSGMHVHQSLFKGNANLFFDGNDPYHLSKIAKKYIAGIMRHAREITAVTNQWVNSYKRLVPGYEAPVYISWAHRNRSAMIRVPMYKPGKEVATRIEFRAPDPACNPYLAFAVMLAAGLKGIENDYELPAPIEEDIYQMSAKNKKERGIITLPNNLFEALIELEKSELVKEALGEHIFRKFVENKKIEWDRYRTHVSQYEIEKYMPIM, encoded by the coding sequence ATGAGCTGCAAAACCTGTATGACCAAAGAAGATGTCTTGAGAATTGTCAAAGAAAAAAATGTCAGTTTTATTCAGTTCTGGTTTACGGACGTTCTGGGAATGTTGAAAAGCTTCGCGGTCACGCAGCCCGAGTTGGAAGTAGGCATGATCGAGGGTATGGGTTTTGACGGGTCCTCCATCGAAGGGTTTGCACGTATCGAGGAAAGCGACATGGTGGCCTTGCCGGATACCAGCACCTTTCAACTGCTGCCGTGGCGTCCGGAGCAAAGGCCTGTGGCGCGCATGTTCTGTGATATTGTCAACCCGGATCATACCCCCTATGAGGGTGATCCCCGTTATGTTCTCAAGCGCCTTTTGAATAAAATTGCCGAAAAGGGATACACCTTTTACGTCGGCCCCGAACTGGAATATTTTTATTTTAAAAGCAAAGACAAGCCCGAAGGACTGGATACGGGCGGATATTTTGACAGCCCTCCCCTGGACATGGCGTCTGATTTAAGACGCGAAACCATCTTTGCCCTCCAGGCCATGGGAATCCAGGTTGAGTACAGCCACCATGAGGTGGCGCCGAGCCAGCACGAGATCGACTTAAGGTATGACGACGCCCTCAGCATGTCCGACAAAACCATGACCTATCGGATCGTCGTCAAAGAAATCGCTCGCCAAAGAGGGTATTATGCCACATTTATGCCCAAACCGATCTTTGGCGAGAACGGCAGCGGCATGCATGTGCATCAATCCCTGTTTAAGGGCAACGCAAATCTTTTTTTTGACGGCAACGATCCCTACCATTTATCCAAAATTGCCAAGAAATATATTGCCGGTATTATGAGGCATGCCCGCGAGATCACCGCCGTTACCAACCAATGGGTCAACTCGTACAAGCGACTGGTGCCGGGATACGAGGCTCCTGTTTATATTTCCTGGGCTCACCGGAACCGTTCGGCCATGATTCGGGTACCCATGTACAAACCGGGAAAGGAAGTCGCCACCCGCATCGAATTCCGCGCTCCGGATCCGGCCTGCAATCCGTATCTGGCTTTTGCCGTCATGCTGGCGGCCGGCCTCAAAGGAATCGAAAACGACTACGAACTTCCGGCCCCCATTGAAGAAGACATTTACCAAATGTCCGCAAAAAATAAAAAGGAAAGAGGTATCATAACCCTTCCGAACAATCTTTTTGAAGCCCTGATTGAACTTGAAAAATCAGAGTTGGTCAAAGAGGCTCTGGGCGAGCATATTTTCAGAAAATTTGTGGAGAACAAAAAGATCGAGTGGGATCGCTATCGGACCCATGTCAGCCAGTATGAAATCGAAAAATATATGCCCATTATGTAG
- a CDS encoding tetratricopeptide repeat protein gives MSRYTILKLVMFAGILLFLTCLQFGLLRLGYAQAVRPIVERFKLPASTGSASITRSGETLEAFCEARIPEPSAFYLAAASASGPKREAEQKADAVPAVSPQNKAPAESSDNQAPAVPYILYPELQEGIRQYKEENFEEAIEILEQECGRHPDSSLTAFFLGMAYKQVMNYTKALENLQIAVGLTPRIKEALIELVDVAMILEDFEKAQKWLAVAESQGIAPGKTLFLKGELYARLNRCEEAAKVFEKAQALDPSYRQAAELKIALCYIKTQEFKAAQERLKASILLNPQSDMAEFARHYQDMVQARIEQARPLQATISVYGQHNTNLLTTPKDTAYRSGEDPLDSNALVTSLRLYYAPNLEAPWLFSGQLAANSSLNDERSTSRDSLSTSISVVPGYNFGRYTINLAATYDYSWLRNPSYASYVESFSLGPLVRIPIGQRHMLEFFAGYALSDYLQPPTQPEEDRDAQALSAYISWIWMFADNSLFNLRYEFIDEDTDGIWWVNTGHKLSGSVTIPLIDSVSLQVSGVAFIQDFKHNHTLLNNQDQRRNETYTASAGIFWDINRKTRLVGQYTYNRAYSNIGYYDYDQELFMAGIEYRF, from the coding sequence GTGAGTCGTTACACGATTCTGAAACTGGTTATGTTTGCCGGGATACTGCTGTTCCTGACCTGTCTGCAATTCGGTTTGCTCCGTCTGGGATATGCCCAGGCGGTCAGGCCAATCGTCGAGCGTTTTAAGCTTCCGGCGAGCACAGGCAGCGCATCAATTACAAGGTCCGGGGAAACCTTGGAAGCTTTTTGCGAAGCACGCATTCCCGAGCCGTCTGCTTTCTACCTTGCGGCCGCGTCAGCGAGCGGACCGAAGCGTGAAGCGGAACAGAAGGCTGATGCCGTGCCGGCGGTCTCACCGCAAAATAAAGCGCCGGCAGAGTCGTCGGACAATCAGGCGCCGGCGGTGCCGTATATTCTTTACCCCGAACTGCAGGAAGGCATCCGCCAGTACAAAGAAGAGAATTTCGAGGAAGCCATCGAGATCCTTGAACAGGAGTGCGGCCGCCATCCGGATTCGAGCCTGACCGCCTTTTTTCTGGGAATGGCCTACAAACAGGTTATGAATTATACCAAGGCGCTGGAAAATCTCCAGATTGCGGTCGGCTTGACGCCGCGGATCAAGGAAGCCCTCATCGAGCTGGTCGACGTGGCCATGATACTCGAAGATTTTGAAAAAGCCCAAAAGTGGCTGGCGGTGGCCGAATCGCAGGGGATTGCCCCGGGCAAAACCCTTTTTCTCAAAGGCGAACTTTATGCGCGCCTGAACCGGTGCGAAGAAGCGGCAAAAGTTTTCGAAAAAGCCCAAGCCCTCGATCCGTCTTACCGGCAGGCAGCCGAGTTGAAAATCGCCCTTTGCTATATAAAGACCCAGGAATTCAAAGCGGCCCAGGAGCGTTTGAAAGCCAGCATCCTGCTCAATCCCCAGTCCGACATGGCCGAATTTGCGCGTCATTACCAGGACATGGTCCAGGCACGCATTGAGCAGGCGCGGCCCCTGCAAGCCACCATCAGTGTTTACGGCCAGCACAACACCAACCTTTTGACCACGCCCAAGGATACGGCTTACCGGTCGGGTGAGGATCCGCTGGACAGCAACGCCTTGGTTACATCCCTGCGGCTGTACTATGCGCCCAATTTAGAAGCACCCTGGCTGTTCAGCGGGCAGCTTGCCGCCAACAGTTCCCTCAACGACGAGCGCTCTACTTCCCGAGATTCGCTGAGCACCAGTATCAGTGTCGTGCCCGGATACAATTTCGGTCGCTATACAATCAATCTGGCCGCAACTTACGACTATAGCTGGCTGCGGAACCCCAGCTACGCCAGTTACGTGGAATCGTTCAGTCTGGGGCCGCTGGTGCGGATACCTATCGGTCAGCGCCACATGCTGGAATTTTTTGCCGGATACGCCCTCAGCGATTACCTCCAGCCACCGACCCAGCCCGAGGAAGACCGCGATGCACAGGCTCTGAGCGCCTATATCAGCTGGATATGGATGTTTGCGGACAATTCGCTGTTCAATTTGCGCTATGAGTTTATCGACGAAGACACGGACGGCATCTGGTGGGTGAACACCGGCCATAAACTATCCGGCAGTGTAACGATCCCGCTGATCGACAGCGTCAGTCTGCAGGTCAGCGGTGTGGCATTTATCCAGGATTTTAAGCACAACCACACCTTGCTGAACAATCAGGACCAGCGGCGTAACGAAACTTATACCGCTTCGGCAGGTATCTTCTGGGATATCAACAGAAAAACGCGACTGGTGGGACAGTATACTTATAACCGGGCCTATTCGAACATCGGCTACTACGATTACGATCAGGAACTGTTTATGGCCGGAATCGAGTATCGCTTCTGA
- a CDS encoding cobalamin B12-binding domain-containing protein: MKILLIYPYYLEQRDRTEDVVVPPIGIYYVGAMLKEHHYDVEILNWHSINATPEIIEKTLCEKKPDVIGFSILQANRWGGIEIARIAKKIDPKVKIVFGGVSATFLWEHFLTHFPQIDVVVLGEGEYTFLNLVRCLEKGNERRLKNIKGIAYRNGSKIVRTETAPFIQDLDQLPVPAKYFEYRHLSLTRGCPGKCKFCGSPEFWGAKVRFHSTDYFVDELQRLYDKGITFFYFSDDTFSVDKQRVIDICKKILKRNLKITWVAISRVNYMSPEVFEWMRKAGCIQISYGVESGSAKIRAALNKKIKTADIEKAFDITLKYGILPRAYFIYGCPGESRETIRETIDLISRIKPLVIHFFILSIFPGTALYTKLKKRSKITDDIWLNRIEDIKYFETDPALSRELVVSFGRTLQAEYCRQLPAIIDAVELVDKEEFYPLHSDFCSRLGMTFDHGDYAKIDAIKDKETIAAKLYQKALQYYPNARAYLGLGIIHQKNRSYEPSIKILLEGLGYFPDDEQLNLCLGVSLMNVGEYQQALTYLLKFQHSQQVLGLITGCYQALNDVEKAAAIQKRLQSLKPEKSESGPGQG, translated from the coding sequence ATGAAAATACTGCTGATATATCCATATTATCTTGAGCAGCGAGACCGTACTGAAGATGTGGTTGTTCCGCCGATCGGCATTTACTATGTCGGCGCCATGCTCAAGGAGCATCATTACGACGTTGAAATATTGAACTGGCACAGTATCAATGCAACCCCTGAAATTATCGAAAAGACCTTGTGTGAGAAGAAACCCGATGTCATCGGGTTCTCCATTCTGCAGGCCAACCGCTGGGGCGGCATCGAAATTGCGCGCATTGCAAAAAAAATCGATCCAAAGGTCAAGATTGTCTTTGGCGGTGTCAGCGCCACATTTTTATGGGAGCATTTTTTAACCCATTTCCCCCAAATCGATGTTGTGGTGCTCGGTGAGGGTGAATACACCTTTTTAAACCTGGTGCGATGCCTTGAAAAGGGTAATGAACGTCGTCTGAAAAACATTAAAGGCATCGCTTATAGAAACGGCAGCAAAATCGTCCGCACAGAAACGGCACCTTTTATCCAGGATTTGGATCAACTGCCTGTTCCGGCAAAGTATTTTGAATACCGGCACCTGTCGTTAACCCGGGGATGCCCCGGCAAATGCAAATTTTGCGGGTCTCCTGAATTTTGGGGTGCCAAGGTCAGGTTTCATTCTACCGACTACTTTGTTGACGAGCTTCAGCGTCTCTACGATAAAGGCATTACGTTTTTTTATTTTTCGGATGATACCTTCAGCGTCGACAAACAGCGCGTCATCGACATCTGCAAGAAAATCCTAAAAAGAAATCTCAAGATCACATGGGTTGCCATTTCACGGGTCAACTATATGAGCCCGGAGGTTTTTGAGTGGATGCGAAAGGCCGGCTGCATTCAAATCAGCTACGGCGTGGAAAGCGGCAGCGCCAAAATTCGAGCGGCGCTGAATAAAAAGATAAAGACCGCAGACATTGAAAAGGCTTTTGACATTACCTTGAAATACGGCATTCTGCCCCGCGCCTATTTCATCTACGGCTGCCCCGGAGAAAGCCGTGAAACCATCCGGGAAACCATCGATCTGATTTCAAGAATCAAACCCCTGGTCATCCACTTTTTTATCCTTTCCATATTTCCGGGAACGGCGTTGTATACAAAGTTGAAAAAAAGATCGAAAATAACCGATGACATCTGGCTGAATCGCATCGAGGATATCAAGTATTTTGAAACCGACCCTGCATTGTCCCGGGAGCTGGTCGTATCCTTTGGCCGAACACTGCAAGCCGAATACTGCCGGCAGCTTCCGGCCATTATCGATGCTGTTGAGCTTGTCGACAAAGAAGAATTTTACCCGCTGCATTCCGATTTTTGTTCACGCCTCGGGATGACCTTTGACCATGGCGATTATGCCAAAATCGACGCCATCAAGGACAAAGAAACAATTGCCGCAAAACTATACCAAAAAGCGTTACAATACTATCCCAACGCGCGCGCGTACCTGGGTCTGGGCATCATTCATCAAAAGAACCGGTCCTACGAACCCTCGATAAAGATCCTTTTGGAAGGGCTTGGGTATTTCCCGGACGACGAGCAACTCAACCTCTGCCTGGGAGTCAGCCTCATGAATGTCGGTGAGTATCAGCAGGCGCTTACGTATTTGCTGAAATTTCAGCACTCACAGCAAGTTTTGGGCCTGATCACCGGATGCTACCAGGCCCTGAATGATGTTGAAAAGGCAGCGGCGATTCAAAAACGACTTCAATCCCTAAAACCGGAGAAGTCCGAATCCGGACCGGGTCAAGGCTAG